A stretch of the Candidatus Denitrolinea symbiosum genome encodes the following:
- a CDS encoding dihydropyrimidine dehydrogenase subunit A, with protein sequence MQAVPSEFLDIDRKARANKPFFDLDLRPPEERSCDFDDVVIEFDAERAMVEAARCIHCPDPAPCMTACPTHNDIPSAMWLIEHGRFEEAADLYHQTSSLPEICGRVCPHEALCQGSCVLNKHQTPVLCGELEVFSVDYKRRHAGRILPVGAPTGKRVAIIGAGPAGLGCADQLVQRGHEATIFESKPAPGGLLVYGIPNFKLPKNVWQEKWEEFERAGVKFVPNTYIGKDKTIDELFAEGFDAVFIGVGSEIDAKMEDTPGTDLPGVYEATDFLIRGNVERDLLPPDMLQPLEMGKRVVVIGGGDTASDCLRTALRLGAEEVTCLYRRTENEMPGGKKDRKMAKDEGAKYRFLTQPVKFIAGPDGKLAAVECLEMKLGEPDAKGRRKPVPIEGSNFSVACDTAILALGYWPDPIIGKTTPDLEVHNWGLIAVKDKATGATTREGVFSGGDCVTGPDLVVTAMVGGRKAAWAIDEYLRKKSASGD encoded by the coding sequence ATGCAGGCAGTCCCAAGCGAATTCCTGGATATCGACCGAAAAGCCCGCGCCAACAAACCTTTCTTCGATCTCGACCTGCGCCCGCCCGAAGAGCGTTCCTGCGACTTCGACGACGTGGTCATCGAGTTCGACGCCGAACGCGCCATGGTGGAGGCCGCGCGCTGCATCCATTGTCCCGACCCCGCGCCGTGCATGACGGCCTGCCCCACGCACAACGACATCCCGTCCGCGATGTGGCTCATCGAGCATGGACGCTTCGAGGAAGCCGCCGACCTCTATCACCAGACCAGTTCCCTGCCCGAAATTTGCGGACGCGTCTGCCCGCACGAGGCGCTCTGCCAGGGTTCGTGCGTGCTGAACAAACACCAGACGCCCGTCCTGTGCGGCGAACTCGAAGTCTTTTCGGTGGACTACAAACGCCGCCACGCGGGACGCATCCTGCCGGTCGGCGCGCCGACGGGAAAGCGGGTCGCCATCATCGGGGCCGGACCCGCCGGGCTGGGCTGCGCCGACCAACTCGTCCAGCGCGGACACGAAGCGACCATCTTCGAGTCCAAGCCCGCGCCGGGCGGTCTGCTCGTCTACGGCATCCCCAACTTCAAACTTCCCAAAAACGTCTGGCAGGAAAAATGGGAGGAGTTCGAGCGCGCCGGGGTTAAGTTCGTCCCCAACACCTACATCGGCAAAGACAAGACCATTGACGAGTTATTCGCCGAGGGCTTCGACGCGGTCTTCATCGGCGTCGGCTCGGAGATCGACGCGAAAATGGAAGACACGCCCGGCACCGACCTGCCCGGCGTCTACGAAGCCACCGACTTCCTCATCCGCGGCAACGTGGAGCGCGACCTGCTCCCGCCCGACATGCTCCAGCCCCTGGAGATGGGAAAGCGGGTGGTGGTCATCGGCGGCGGCGACACCGCCTCGGACTGCCTGCGCACCGCCCTGCGCCTCGGAGCCGAGGAGGTCACCTGTCTCTACCGCCGCACCGAAAACGAAATGCCCGGCGGAAAGAAAGACCGCAAGATGGCGAAAGACGAGGGCGCCAAATACCGCTTCCTCACCCAGCCGGTCAAATTCATCGCCGGCCCCGACGGAAAACTGGCGGCGGTGGAATGTCTTGAAATGAAACTGGGCGAACCCGACGCGAAGGGACGCCGAAAACCCGTCCCCATCGAAGGCTCGAACTTCAGCGTCGCCTGCGACACAGCCATCCTTGCCCTCGGCTACTGGCCCGACCCGATCATCGGGAAGACCACGCCCGACCTCGAAGTCCACAACTGGGGGCTGATCGCCGTCAAAGACAAAGCCACCGGCGCGACCACCCGCGAGGGCGTCTTCTCCGGCGGAGACTGTGTGACGGGCCCCGACCTGGTCGTCACCGCCATGGTTGGCGGGCGCAAAGCGGCCTGGGCAATTGACGAATATCTGCGGAAAAAAAGCGCAAGCGGAGATTAG
- a CDS encoding RND family efflux transporter: MMQFLKTRKKIVILVVVLAALGLAFFAWRGQGSAQTTYQTVKVERGELIATVGATGTVRARQSATLVWQTGGLVDKVNVSVGERVTADAVLASLAPRSVSQNVILAQADLANAQRALDDLMASDTARAQAWIALRASETAYDNAKSKYDAMETGNYEYERVVYTTIRGRKVATLETVTVDQVDDQTLADAKADMDLKKAQYDDAQRAYDRLKDGPNSTDIAAAQARVDAAQATLDMARLTAPFAGTVTDVRLLPGDQVTAGMAGFRVDDLSHLLVDVELSEVDINHVAAGQPVTLTFDAILGKEYHGEVTQVAEAGNVVQGVVNFTVTVRIMDADKQVKPGMTAAVNITVKKLEDQILIPNRAVRLVDGKRVVYVLRDGSPVMVEVSLGSSSDTASVLAGGGVEVGDLIILNPPAASSAGGGPPFMR, from the coding sequence ATGATGCAATTTCTCAAAACCAGAAAAAAGATCGTGATCCTCGTCGTTGTGTTGGCCGCGTTGGGCCTGGCGTTCTTTGCCTGGCGCGGGCAGGGGAGCGCGCAGACGACGTATCAAACCGTCAAAGTTGAACGAGGCGAACTGATCGCCACCGTCGGCGCGACCGGCACGGTACGCGCCCGCCAGAGCGCGACGCTCGTCTGGCAGACCGGCGGTTTGGTGGACAAAGTCAACGTCTCGGTGGGCGAGCGGGTGACGGCGGACGCCGTCCTCGCCTCTCTCGCGCCGAGGTCGGTCTCGCAGAACGTCATCCTCGCGCAGGCGGATCTCGCCAACGCGCAGCGCGCGCTCGACGACCTGATGGCTTCAGACACCGCCCGCGCCCAGGCGTGGATCGCCCTGCGCGCGTCCGAAACCGCATACGACAACGCCAAAAGTAAATACGACGCGATGGAAACCGGCAACTATGAATATGAGCGCGTCGTCTACACCACGATACGCGGCAGGAAAGTCGCCACCCTTGAGACGGTCACTGTGGACCAGGTGGACGACCAGACCCTGGCGGACGCCAAAGCCGATATGGATCTCAAAAAAGCGCAGTACGACGACGCCCAGCGCGCCTACGACCGCCTGAAGGACGGGCCCAACTCGACCGACATCGCCGCCGCGCAGGCGCGCGTGGACGCGGCGCAGGCCACCCTCGACATGGCGCGCCTGACCGCGCCCTTCGCGGGGACGGTCACCGACGTCCGCCTTTTGCCCGGCGACCAGGTGACGGCCGGCATGGCCGGCTTCCGCGTGGACGATCTGTCTCACCTGCTGGTGGACGTGGAACTGTCTGAGGTGGATATCAATCACGTCGCGGCGGGTCAACCCGTCACGCTCACGTTCGACGCGATCCTGGGGAAGGAGTATCACGGCGAAGTGACGCAGGTGGCCGAGGCGGGGAACGTGGTGCAGGGCGTGGTCAATTTCACCGTCACCGTCCGTATTATGGACGCGGATAAACAGGTGAAGCCCGGCATGACCGCGGCGGTTAATATCACGGTGAAGAAACTCGAAGACCAGATCCTCATCCCGAACCGCGCCGTCCGACTCGTGGACGGCAAGCGGGTGGTCTACGTTCTGCGGGACGGCAGCCCCGTCATGGTGGAGGTGAGTCTTGGGTCTTCGTCCGACACCGCGTCCGTGCTGGCAGGAGGCGGCGTCGAGGTGGGCGATCTCATCATCCTCAACCCGCCGGCCGCGTCCAGCGCGGGCGGCGGTCCGCCGTTCATGCGATAG
- a CDS encoding macrolide ABC transporter ATP-binding protein encodes MDQDWVVVANDLVKTYKMGEVEVNALRGASVKIARGEVVSIMGPSGSGKSTMMNILGCLDRPTSGEYTLDGEVVAAMTDDQLASVRNRKVGFVFQSFNLLSRQTALFNVELPLRYAGRVENRRQRAAEALKAVGLEDRMTHRPTELSGGQQQRVAIARAIVNQPAIIMADEPTGNLDSKVGKEIMQLLLSLNRERGATLIIVTHDPLIAEQTQRVVRLHDGLVEFDGLAKGGAQ; translated from the coding sequence ATGGATCAAGACTGGGTGGTGGTCGCAAACGACCTGGTGAAAACCTATAAGATGGGCGAAGTGGAAGTGAACGCCCTGCGCGGCGCGTCGGTGAAGATCGCGCGCGGCGAGGTGGTCTCCATCATGGGGCCGTCGGGATCGGGCAAATCCACGATGATGAACATCCTCGGCTGTCTCGACCGGCCGACCTCGGGCGAATACACGCTGGACGGGGAGGTGGTGGCGGCGATGACCGACGACCAGCTGGCGAGCGTCCGCAACCGCAAAGTGGGATTCGTCTTTCAGAGTTTCAACCTGCTCTCGCGCCAGACCGCGCTCTTCAACGTGGAACTGCCGCTTCGTTACGCGGGCCGGGTGGAAAACCGGCGGCAGCGCGCCGCCGAAGCCTTGAAAGCGGTGGGACTTGAAGACCGTATGACGCATCGTCCCACCGAACTTTCGGGCGGGCAACAGCAACGCGTCGCCATCGCGCGCGCCATCGTCAACCAGCCCGCCATCATCATGGCCGACGAGCCGACCGGCAACCTCGACAGCAAGGTCGGTAAAGAGATCATGCAGTTGCTGCTCAGTCTGAACCGGGAACGCGGCGCCACGCTCATCATCGTCACGCACGACCCGCTCATTGCCGAGCAGACCCAGCGCGTCGTCCGCCTGCACGACGGGCTGGTGGAGTTCGACGGGCTGGCGAAGGGAGGCGCGCAATGA
- a CDS encoding ABC transporter permease: MNFSQAILEALESLGSNKMRSGLTVLGIVIGVAAVIAMLAVGTGAQDSITGSISGIGTNLLFVFRGGGHMGGGTEVRNPKPLTLQDAAAIADPFAAPSVELVAPVLQDSLLISAAGQTATVNVSGVTPDYFPLRNYTLTEGEAITEENLLGRASVAVIGPETADTLFGRHDGLVGEQITIEGQPFRIIGVLSAKGGGMFGSEDNQVLIPYSAAQTRLIQRRTRDQVDMLLVQVVDSESVPSAVEQVSAILRTRHRTEIGADDFTVFSQQDFLQTAAAITSVLTIFLGGIAAISLLVGGIGIMNIMLVSVTERTKEIGLRKALGARKRDILIQFLTESSLLSLFGGIIGILFGWLISFIVEKVAVASGTPFYPRIGLDAILLATVFSAAVGLFFGIYPANRAANLEPVEALRYE; encoded by the coding sequence ATGAATTTCTCGCAGGCCATTCTCGAGGCCCTCGAAAGCCTCGGCTCGAACAAGATGCGCTCCGGCCTGACCGTGCTGGGAATCGTCATCGGCGTGGCGGCGGTGATCGCGATGCTGGCGGTCGGCACCGGCGCGCAGGATAGCATCACCGGCTCCATCAGCGGGATCGGGACGAACCTGCTCTTCGTCTTTCGCGGCGGCGGGCATATGGGCGGCGGGACGGAAGTCCGCAACCCCAAACCGTTGACGCTGCAGGATGCCGCGGCCATCGCGGACCCGTTCGCGGCCCCCTCGGTGGAACTGGTCGCGCCCGTCCTGCAAGATAGTCTGCTCATCAGCGCCGCCGGGCAGACTGCCACCGTTAACGTCTCCGGCGTGACGCCCGACTACTTCCCGCTCCGCAACTATACGCTGACGGAAGGCGAGGCCATCACCGAAGAGAACCTGCTCGGGCGCGCCTCGGTGGCCGTGATCGGACCCGAGACCGCCGACACATTGTTCGGGCGCCATGACGGCCTCGTGGGCGAGCAGATCACCATCGAAGGGCAGCCCTTCCGCATTATCGGCGTGTTAAGCGCCAAAGGCGGCGGGATGTTTGGCTCGGAAGATAACCAGGTTTTGATTCCATACAGCGCCGCGCAGACGCGCCTTATCCAGCGCCGCACACGCGACCAGGTGGACATGCTCCTCGTCCAGGTGGTGGATTCGGAATCCGTGCCGAGCGCGGTGGAGCAGGTCTCCGCCATTTTGCGGACGCGCCATCGCACCGAGATCGGCGCGGACGATTTCACCGTCTTCAGCCAGCAGGACTTCCTGCAAACTGCGGCTGCCATCACCAGCGTGTTGACGATCTTCCTCGGCGGCATCGCGGCCATCTCCCTGCTCGTGGGCGGCATCGGCATCATGAACATCATGCTGGTCTCCGTCACCGAACGGACGAAGGAGATCGGCCTGCGGAAGGCCCTCGGCGCGCGCAAACGCGACATCCTCATCCAGTTCCTGACCGAGTCCTCGCTGCTGAGTCTCTTTGGCGGCATCATCGGCATTCTCTTTGGATGGTTGATCTCGTTCATCGTGGAAAAGGTGGCCGTCGCTTCGGGGACTCCCTTTTACCCGCGCATCGGCCTCGACGCCATCCTGCTCGCGACCGTCTTCTCCGCGGCGGTGGGACTGTTCTTCGGCATCTACCCCGCCAACCGCGCCGCGAATTTGGAACCTGTGGAGGCGCTGCGGTACGAATAG